One genomic segment of Myxocyprinus asiaticus isolate MX2 ecotype Aquarium Trade chromosome 14, UBuf_Myxa_2, whole genome shotgun sequence includes these proteins:
- the LOC127451595 gene encoding CDP-diacylglycerol--inositol 3-phosphatidyltransferase-like — translation MSEENIFLFVPNLIGYARIVLALVSFYLMPCCPGPAVFCYLLSALLDAFDGHAARALNQGTKFGAMLDMLTDRCSTMCLLVNLALLYPSYTFLFQLSMCLDVASHWLHLHSSMMRGVTSHKTIDLSGNPILRLYYTSRPVLFFMCMGNELFYCLLYAMYYIEEPQVWLQWLLGVCSVVCLLKSGISLLHLITASCNMAAIDVADREREKSKAQ, via the exons ATGTCCGAAGAAAACATCTTCCTTTTTGTACCGAATTTGATCG GATATGCCCGTATTGTACTGGCTCTGGTATCATTCTACTTGATGCCCTGCTGCCCTGGCCCAGCAGTGTTCTGTTACCTTCTGAGTGCCCTGTTGGATGCCTTCGATGGACATGCTGCTCGTGCTCTTAATCAAG GTACAAAGTTTGGTGCTATGCTGGACATGTTGACTGACCGTTGTTCCACCATGTGTTTACTGGTGAATCTGGCACTGCTGTACCCGTCCTACACTTTCCTGTTCCAGCTCAGCATGTGTCTGGACGTGGCCAGCCACTGGCTGCACCTGCACAG TTCCATGATGAGAGGAGTAACCAGTCACAAGACAATTGACCTCTCTGGCAATCCTATTTTACGGCTGTACTACACATCCAGG CCAGTGCTGTTTTTCATGTGTATGGGGAACGAGCTGTTCTACTGTCTACTCTATGCAATGTATTACATTGAGGAACCACAAG TGTGGCTGCAGTGGCTGCTTGGAGTTTGCAGTGTGGTGTGTCTGCTGAAATCTGGCATTAGTCTCCTCCACCTCATCACTGCCTCCTGCAACATGGCTGCCATCGATGTGGCCGACcgtgagagagagaagagcaaagcaCAATGA